From Nitrospirota bacterium, one genomic window encodes:
- a CDS encoding tetratricopeptide repeat protein: MPKVSVIIPSYNHETFVAEAIQSVLDQTFQDFEIVITDDGSTDGTVNEIKKFRDPRIRLFIFEKNQGACVSANKCVTEAKGEYIAMLSSDDLFLPDKLEKQVKFLDENPDISAVFGQARIINEKGNDFSNKSHFYCSIFNQPNRSRFEWLNVFFYKGNCLCHPSVLIRNKCYREIGMYNERLVQLPDFEFWVRICLKYEIYVMPECLIKFRVRDGELNASGNRPEVHIRSVFEFEKALRLFLIITKEDYDKIFPDAIKDPEICDDDLVPFLTALRALDVKNNPVYFRFALDTIYSLLGEEKIARKIKEKYNFGYKDLVNLSAKNPLLMDIENKSRIIKEQQDHIRELQNRDVLTEDSQNIEALHNLGVIAFQKGKNELAAEFFLKALVVKPDYTEAHNNLGVVFYEQGRDEEAKACYEKALALKPDYAEAYCNLGTLLKNQGKIGEALNLFTKAMELRPGYAEAEKNLEELKRKEKDQLLIRKRAGLGNLMTEKMDLINYACQHFNIKSFADLGGVWGVDGGYTFYALEKYKIDRAYLVDTDFTRFVEAQQPLFPQLRLLKANFGSDSVAETIAGVDAVFLFDVLLHQVAPDWDEIINKLSKKIKYFIVYNQQYLGPNTIRLLDLGEEEYFKNVPHRREEEPYKSLLEKMYQIHPSHNRIYRDIHNVWQWGITDIDLIEAMNKHGFEKVYYRNFGEWGGLKNFEGHSFIFKRIDEDARIKQTIDSPVREKFRLEGKTGESADSLIQIAQKHLQAGQVDNAEAIYHEVLIRDAKNFNSMHDLGLISFQKGKNELASEFFLKALAIKPDDAVAHNNLGFIFNELGRREEARVCYEMAIALKPDYAEALKNLEELKKKTEPDRGNFPGLSVSQSSEVQDPQVNKKLAFIDLAFHQRTKSTLELIEIFKRYFTVDVYWDDGTIDFTNIATQNYDTVIFFQQIYGIRKLIALNVKNIVIIPMYDDALEFSDSYLKQFSHVKFINFSKIFHHRFLQLGLNSKLVQYYISPSTLPDPAPHFNDLSGFFWQRTNHIRWSTIKKLIQGTHFEKFHLHCAVDNPKTISLEKPSGDDLKKFGITMTNWFSNKEEYLSILNASNIFFAPRLNEGIGMSFLEAMAMGKCVVAPDNPTMNEYIKHGENGLLYDPENPVPLDFSKAEEMGKNARKYAEEGYRQWKQDEKEMIQFILGNESDGKNDLQKRVVQDQSAVESITAKVCTFPFWYHKIELPGGVVTPGWAPLNPASYGIPERLDGKRVLDVGAWDGYWTFEALKRGAREVVAIDDFSDFLGSLENSSRRAWETFDLCREALGYSEKICKRFDLSVYDITEEQFGRFDFVFFFGTLYHLRHPLVALDRLSAVCDGEIYAESAILDDFSPYRGGLNQGYKGQMVMEFYPGKEYGNNNTNWWVPTLLCFEKIVAAAGFTQTRAWKLDESPKTLPYCRGFVHGKKAV; this comes from the coding sequence ATGCCGAAAGTCAGTGTCATCATTCCTTCCTATAATCATGAAACATTTGTTGCCGAAGCGATTCAAAGTGTTTTGGATCAGACATTTCAGGATTTCGAAATAGTCATTACCGATGATGGCTCCACGGACGGGACCGTAAATGAGATTAAAAAATTCAGAGATCCCAGAATAAGACTTTTTATTTTTGAGAAAAATCAGGGCGCCTGCGTCTCCGCGAATAAGTGTGTTACAGAAGCAAAGGGTGAATATATTGCGATGTTGAGTTCAGATGATTTGTTTTTACCTGATAAACTTGAAAAACAGGTCAAATTCCTTGATGAAAATCCCGATATTTCTGCCGTATTCGGGCAGGCAAGGATAATTAATGAAAAAGGTAATGACTTCAGCAATAAAAGTCATTTTTATTGTAGTATTTTCAACCAACCGAACCGAAGTCGGTTTGAATGGTTAAATGTTTTCTTTTACAAAGGAAACTGCCTTTGTCATCCAAGCGTTCTCATTCGAAATAAATGTTATAGAGAAATCGGAATGTATAACGAGCGATTAGTCCAGCTTCCGGATTTTGAATTCTGGGTAAGAATCTGCCTTAAATATGAAATTTATGTGATGCCTGAATGTTTGATAAAATTTAGAGTTCGAGATGGTGAATTGAATGCGAGTGGAAATCGTCCTGAAGTCCATATTAGAAGTGTGTTTGAGTTCGAAAAAGCTTTGAGATTATTTCTTATTATTACGAAAGAAGATTACGATAAGATTTTTCCAGATGCCATAAAAGATCCTGAAATTTGTGATGATGATTTAGTTCCATTTTTGACAGCGTTGCGAGCCCTTGATGTAAAAAACAATCCTGTTTATTTCCGATTTGCTTTAGATACGATTTACTCACTTCTTGGTGAAGAAAAAATAGCTAGAAAAATCAAGGAGAAATACAATTTTGGATACAAGGATCTGGTTAACCTTTCGGCAAAGAACCCCCTTTTGATGGATATTGAAAATAAGAGCCGGATTATAAAAGAACAACAAGACCATATCAGAGAACTTCAAAACAGGGACGTTTTAACTGAGGATTCTCAAAATATCGAAGCACTCCATAATCTTGGGGTTATTGCATTTCAAAAGGGTAAAAATGAATTAGCGGCAGAATTCTTTCTTAAGGCTCTAGTTGTTAAACCGGATTATACTGAAGCTCATAATAATCTGGGAGTAGTTTTTTATGAACAAGGGCGTGATGAGGAGGCAAAAGCCTGTTATGAAAAGGCCCTGGCATTAAAACCAGACTATGCCGAAGCGTATTGCAACCTTGGAACTCTCTTGAAAAATCAAGGAAAAATAGGGGAAGCGCTCAATCTCTTTACAAAAGCGATGGAGTTGAGGCCGGGCTATGCTGAAGCAGAAAAAAATCTGGAAGAATTAAAAAGAAAAGAAAAGGATCAACTTTTGATTCGTAAGAGAGCTGGTTTGGGAAACCTCATGACCGAAAAAATGGACCTGATCAATTACGCATGTCAGCACTTCAATATAAAGTCCTTCGCTGATCTTGGCGGGGTCTGGGGTGTAGATGGCGGATATACTTTTTACGCTCTGGAGAAATATAAAATAGATAGGGCTTATTTAGTAGATACAGACTTCACGAGATTCGTTGAGGCACAACAACCATTATTTCCGCAATTGAGGCTTTTGAAAGCCAATTTCGGCAGCGACTCTGTTGCTGAAACGATAGCAGGAGTAGACGCTGTCTTTTTATTTGATGTGCTTTTACACCAGGTGGCCCCGGATTGGGATGAAATTATTAATAAATTGTCAAAAAAGATAAAATATTTTATTGTTTATAATCAGCAGTATTTAGGGCCTAACACCATCAGGCTTCTTGATCTTGGTGAAGAAGAATATTTCAAAAATGTTCCGCACAGGAGAGAAGAAGAACCATACAAATCTTTATTGGAGAAAATGTATCAGATCCATCCTTCTCACAACAGGATATATCGTGATATTCATAACGTCTGGCAATGGGGGATTACTGACATTGACCTTATAGAAGCCATGAATAAGCACGGATTTGAAAAGGTCTATTATAGGAATTTCGGAGAATGGGGAGGCCTGAAAAATTTTGAGGGGCATAGTTTTATATTTAAAAGGATTGACGAGGATGCCAGGATAAAGCAGACAATTGATTCACCAGTGAGGGAGAAGTTTAGATTAGAAGGAAAAACGGGAGAGAGCGCAGATTCCCTTATTCAGATAGCTCAAAAACACCTTCAGGCCGGTCAGGTGGATAATGCCGAAGCCATTTATCATGAGGTTTTAATTCGAGATGCCAAGAATTTCAATTCAATGCATGATCTTGGCCTTATTTCGTTTCAAAAGGGAAAAAATGAATTAGCATCGGAATTCTTCCTTAAGGCTCTTGCGATCAAACCTGATGATGCCGTCGCTCATAATAATCTTGGTTTTATTTTCAATGAACTGGGGCGCCGTGAGGAGGCTCGAGTCTGCTATGAAATGGCCATTGCCTTAAAGCCCGATTATGCCGAAGCTCTCAAAAATCTCGAAGAATTAAAAAAGAAAACGGAGCCGGATCGGGGCAACTTTCCGGGGCTTTCAGTCTCGCAGTCATCTGAGGTTCAGGATCCTCAGGTGAATAAAAAGCTGGCGTTCATTGATTTGGCTTTTCATCAGAGAACGAAAAGCACTTTAGAATTGATCGAGATTTTTAAAAGGTATTTTACTGTCGACGTTTACTGGGATGATGGGACGATTGATTTCACAAATATTGCAACACAGAACTATGATACGGTTATTTTCTTTCAACAAATTTATGGAATAAGGAAACTAATCGCACTGAACGTTAAAAACATTGTTATCATTCCGATGTACGATGATGCATTGGAATTCTCCGATTCCTACTTGAAGCAATTCAGTCATGTAAAATTTATTAATTTCTCAAAGATATTTCACCACAGGTTTCTCCAACTGGGGTTAAATTCTAAACTTGTTCAGTATTATATATCCCCCTCGACCCTTCCAGATCCAGCGCCTCATTTTAACGATTTATCCGGCTTTTTCTGGCAAAGAACCAATCACATTCGATGGAGTACCATTAAAAAACTGATTCAGGGGACCCATTTTGAGAAATTTCACCTCCACTGTGCTGTTGATAATCCGAAAACAATTTCCCTTGAAAAACCCTCTGGTGATGACCTGAAAAAATTTGGAATAACCATGACAAATTGGTTTTCAAACAAGGAAGAATATTTGTCCATTCTCAATGCATCCAATATTTTTTTCGCACCGAGGCTTAACGAGGGAATTGGCATGTCTTTCCTGGAAGCCATGGCAATGGGAAAATGTGTCGTTGCTCCAGATAATCCCACCATGAATGAATACATCAAGCATGGCGAAAATGGCTTATTGTACGATCCTGAAAATCCCGTCCCCCTTGATTTCAGCAAGGCTGAAGAAATGGGGAAAAACGCTAGAAAATACGCCGAGGAAGGATATCGGCAATGGAAGCAAGACGAAAAAGAGATGATTCAATTTATTCTGGGGAACGAATCTGATGGGAAAAATGATTTGCAGAAAAGAGTGGTTCAGGATCAATCTGCAGTTGAATCTATCACTGCAAAGGTTTGTACTTTTCCTTTCTGGTACCACAAAATCGAGCTTCCAGGCGGAGTTGTCACCCCGGGCTGGGCACCTCTTAATCCTGCTTCTTATGGGATTCCCGAAAGATTAGATGGTAAACGGGTTTTGGATGTGGGTGCCTGGGACGGCTACTGGACCTTTGAAGCTTTAAAACGGGGTGCAAGGGAAGTCGTTGCAATAGACGATTTCTCAGACTTTCTTGGTTCTCTGGAAAATTCAAGTCGTCGGGCATGGGAGACTTTTGATTTGTGCCGGGAGGCTCTGGGATATAGTGAAAAGATCTGCAAGCGTTTTGATCTGTCGGTTTACGATATTACGGAAGAGCAATTTGGCAGATTTGATTTTGTATTCTTTTTTGGAACGCTCTATCATCTTCGCCACCCTCTAGTGGCGCTTGACCGTCTTTCGGCGGTATGTGACGGAGAGATTTATGCAGAAAGCGCCATCCTGGATGATTTTAGTCCTTATCGTGGCGGGTTAAACCAGGGTTATAAGGGGCAGATGGTGATGGAATTTTATCCTGGCAAAGAATATGGAAATAACAATACGAACTGGTGGGTTCCAACCTTGCTTTGTTTTGAAAAAATAGTTGCGGCCGCTGGTTTTACCCAGACCCGGGCATGGAAACTCGATGAGTCTCCTAAAACACTTCCTTATTGCCGGGGGTTTGTCCATGGAAAGAAAGCCGTATAA
- a CDS encoding DegT/DnrJ/EryC1/StrS family aminotransferase — protein MRAKKVIAFKQPVHVTRPLLPDLKDVVRKFEQIWDSQWLTNNGPQHNLFEKKIKEVLKVPNLSLFNNGTLALIVACQSLRLSGEVITTPFTFPATPHVLSWNNIRPVFCDIDPITMNIDAEKIESMITPQTTGILGVHVFGTPCNVLKIQKVADRYGLRVIYDAAHAFEAEINGRGIGTFGDISMFSFHATKLFHTAEGGALAFKDRHLKARIDLLKNFGIKNEEEVVMPGINGKMNEIQAAIGLVVLDYVEEERNKREFLLEAYKKCLDDVEGLSFLPNDIPGVKKSFQYFVVRIHENIFGASRDFVYQEFKKYNVFTRKYFYPLCSDYTCYKHLPSSNPSNLPVAKKISNSVICLPFYGGLSVSDVERICDILKSFRGRKN, from the coding sequence ATGCGAGCGAAAAAAGTAATTGCCTTTAAACAACCTGTTCATGTGACTCGTCCTCTTTTGCCCGATTTGAAGGATGTCGTTAGAAAATTTGAGCAGATATGGGATTCACAATGGCTTACAAATAACGGGCCCCAGCATAACCTTTTTGAAAAAAAAATAAAAGAAGTTTTAAAAGTTCCGAATCTTTCTCTTTTTAACAATGGAACTTTAGCGTTGATCGTTGCCTGTCAAAGTTTGCGCCTTTCGGGTGAAGTGATTACAACACCTTTTACTTTTCCCGCAACCCCACACGTCTTGTCATGGAACAACATTAGGCCGGTGTTTTGTGACATTGATCCAATTACAATGAACATTGATGCTGAAAAGATAGAGTCTATGATAACACCACAAACAACGGGAATATTAGGGGTCCATGTTTTTGGTACCCCTTGTAATGTTCTAAAAATACAGAAAGTTGCAGATCGTTATGGTCTGAGAGTCATCTATGATGCGGCGCATGCTTTTGAAGCTGAAATTAACGGGCGGGGGATTGGAACATTCGGAGATATTTCAATGTTCAGTTTTCATGCCACTAAACTCTTTCATACTGCAGAGGGAGGAGCTCTTGCGTTTAAAGATCGTCATCTGAAAGCAAGAATAGACCTTTTAAAGAATTTCGGCATTAAGAATGAAGAAGAGGTGGTGATGCCTGGAATTAACGGTAAAATGAATGAAATACAGGCAGCCATAGGATTGGTTGTTTTGGATTATGTGGAGGAAGAAAGAAATAAAAGAGAGTTTCTCTTAGAGGCCTATAAGAAATGTCTCGATGATGTGGAAGGGCTCTCCTTTTTACCAAATGATATCCCTGGAGTTAAAAAAAGCTTCCAATATTTTGTTGTTCGAATTCATGAGAATATTTTTGGAGCTTCCAGGGATTTTGTTTATCAGGAATTTAAAAAATATAATGTTTTTACACGGAAATACTTTTATCCATTATGTAGTGACTATACCTGTTACAAGCATCTTCCTTCGTCAAATCCATCGAATCTGCCTGTGGCAAAAAAGATTTCTAATTCCGTTATCTGTTTGCCGTTTTACGGAGGGCTTTCCGTGAGCGATGTTGAAAGAATATGCGATATCTTAAAAAGTTTTAGAGGGAGGAAGAATTAA
- a CDS encoding flagellar biosynthesis repressor FlbT codes for MPLKVTLKPKERIFINGAVVVNEEKSRVNLVVVNDVPILREKDILTEKSADTPCKRIYLTVQLMYMDKEHLSEYHKNYWKRVGEVVKAAPSTTTIIQKVSEQILIGNYYRALKLTQRLIQYEKELIDGGTKSFQGV; via the coding sequence ATGCCGCTTAAGGTGACGTTAAAACCGAAAGAACGGATATTTATCAATGGAGCGGTGGTCGTCAATGAGGAAAAGAGCCGGGTTAATCTGGTGGTGGTCAATGATGTTCCGATTTTAAGGGAAAAAGATATTCTAACCGAAAAGAGCGCCGATACCCCCTGTAAAAGAATCTATCTGACGGTTCAATTGATGTATATGGATAAAGAGCATCTGTCTGAATACCATAAAAATTATTGGAAACGGGTCGGAGAGGTCGTAAAAGCCGCCCCCAGTACAACAACGATTATTCAAAAGGTCAGCGAGCAGATATTGATCGGTAACTATTATAGAGCTTTAAAATTGACGCAACGATTAATTCAATATGAAAAGGAGTTAATAGATGGCGGTACAAAATCTTTTCAAGGCGTATGA
- a CDS encoding sigma-54-dependent Fis family transcriptional regulator, with the protein MDGFENQLFKVLIVDDEEGPRRAMQTLLSTNKELTIQTAESAFQALELLKASPFDLVITDIRMPKMDGLELLKEIKTLSPDTMVILMTGYGTLENAIDAIRGGAYDYLTKPFRLDEMTIMVEKGIDKLRIIRENRKILEELRFIFEKVKKGIVERRGDEGSLLELLEDIKLRLSRLYIKHGPV; encoded by the coding sequence GTGGATGGTTTTGAAAATCAGCTCTTTAAAGTTCTCATCGTCGATGATGAAGAAGGCCCCAGAAGGGCCATGCAAACCCTCCTTTCAACAAACAAAGAATTAACCATACAGACCGCAGAGAGCGCCTTTCAAGCCCTGGAATTATTGAAAGCCTCGCCCTTTGATCTCGTCATTACCGACATTAGAATGCCCAAAATGGACGGCCTGGAGCTTCTTAAGGAAATCAAAACACTCTCCCCGGATACCATGGTTATTTTAATGACCGGGTATGGGACCCTGGAGAATGCCATTGATGCCATCAGGGGAGGAGCGTATGACTATCTCACCAAGCCTTTTCGCCTGGATGAAATGACCATCATGGTTGAAAAAGGGATTGATAAACTGAGGATAATCAGGGAAAACCGGAAAATTCTCGAAGAGTTAAGGTTTATTTTTGAAAAGGTTAAAAAAGGGATTGTTGAAAGAAGAGGGGATGAGGGGTCCCTGTTGGAACTCCTGGAGGACATTAAGCTGAGATTGTCGCGGCTTTACATCAAACATGGCCCCGTTTAA
- the flaF gene encoding flagellar biosynthesis regulator FlaF — MAVQNLFKAYEAVERNTLDGRDLEAHVLNRGAQLLIECRDQWNETGHKERLDQALGFNQKLWTFFQIELSNPKHPLPKKIREDILSLSVFIDKTIFDVMADPASEKLTSIININHNIAAGLSVSLGNQG; from the coding sequence ATGGCGGTACAAAATCTTTTCAAGGCGTATGAAGCAGTTGAAAGAAATACTCTCGACGGCCGTGATCTTGAAGCCCATGTTCTTAATCGGGGAGCACAGCTTTTAATTGAATGCCGGGATCAGTGGAATGAAACCGGGCATAAAGAACGGCTTGATCAAGCGCTTGGGTTTAACCAGAAACTCTGGACCTTTTTCCAAATTGAGCTATCCAATCCCAAACATCCCCTTCCGAAAAAGATACGGGAAGATATATTAAGCTTGAGTGTTTTTATAGATAAAACCATTTTTGATGTAATGGCCGACCCTGCCTCTGAAAAGCTGACATCCATTATCAATATCAATCATAACATCGCCGCGGGTCTTAGCGTCTCATTGGGCAATCAGGGCTGA
- a CDS encoding flagellin produces the protein MEISLTAGMRASVLSLQDNASLFDATQIRLSTGKAVNSALDDPTKYFAAQNNTSRASGLSGLKSDMNEALQLVKSADNGISGMVLLLKSAKGIATAAKSLTDTTALASQLTSYVNILTQVNKMAQDSNYKGKDLLANAGLTAADSLTVNFSTTDTNSKITVAGVYSSVVTLAIKSGGTISTEATTGTVTAGATGGWATAANIDTDIATIDTALSTLQTTSATFSANLSVIQARIDFTANMVNVLSQGADKLTLADMNKESANMLALQTQQALATNSLRLASQASQGVLRLFS, from the coding sequence ATGGAAATTTCTTTAACAGCAGGTATGCGTGCGAGTGTGCTTTCATTACAAGACAATGCATCTTTGTTTGACGCCACCCAAATCCGATTATCTACCGGTAAGGCTGTCAACTCAGCCTTAGATGATCCGACCAAGTATTTTGCCGCTCAAAATAACACGTCGCGCGCAAGTGGTCTTTCAGGTTTAAAATCAGATATGAATGAAGCTCTTCAGTTGGTTAAATCGGCGGATAATGGTATTTCCGGGATGGTATTGCTTCTTAAATCTGCCAAAGGTATTGCTACGGCGGCGAAGTCTCTCACCGATACCACCGCATTGGCGAGTCAATTAACCTCTTATGTCAATATCCTGACTCAGGTGAATAAAATGGCTCAGGACTCCAACTATAAGGGAAAAGACCTGTTAGCCAATGCAGGATTAACTGCGGCCGACTCCCTGACGGTCAACTTCAGCACCACCGATACCAATTCCAAGATTACGGTTGCTGGTGTGTACAGTTCGGTGGTGACACTCGCAATCAAATCCGGGGGAACGATTTCAACAGAAGCCACAACCGGTACTGTAACGGCAGGAGCTACGGGTGGATGGGCCACTGCGGCCAATATTGATACTGATATTGCAACGATTGATACGGCCTTATCAACATTGCAGACGACATCGGCAACTTTTTCTGCGAATTTGTCTGTTATCCAGGCCCGTATTGATTTTACAGCCAATATGGTGAATGTGCTCAGTCAGGGAGCTGATAAACTGACGTTGGCGGATATGAACAAGGAAAGCGCTAACATGCTGGCTCTGCAGACACAGCAGGCGCTGGCAACGAACTCTCTCAGATTGGCTTCTCAGGCCTCTCAGGGGGTCTTGAGGTTATTCTCGTAA